One genomic window of Candidatus Omnitrophota bacterium includes the following:
- a CDS encoding vitamin B12-dependent ribonucleotide reductase, with protein sequence MSLALSQNALRVLERRYLKRDKSGKVIETPEEMFHRVARAIAEAELKYNKTEKDVARMEDEFYRVMTSLEFVPNSPCLMNAGRDLGQLSACFTLPIEDSMDSIFETLKATAMIHKSGGGTGFSFSRLRSKNSVVKTTGGVASGPVSFMRVYDAATEAVKQGGTRRGANMGILGVDHPDILEFITCKENNKEIVNFNISVAITDEFMEKLKTGQKYNLIDPHTKQVYKEINPKEVFDLVVKQAHKNGEPGIIYIDKINIENPTPHLGKMESTNPCGEQPLLPYESCDLGSINLAVLYKQSGSRCVVDWDEIKKVVRLGVHFLDNLIDVNKFPLPEIEKATTSTRKIGLGVMGWASLLIKLGIPYNSQEAVDLAEKVMSFILDEGLKKSQELAREKGTFPTYKGSTWDKKNILMRNATLTTIAPTGTISIIAGPCSSGIEPLFAIVYYRNVMDNDKLVEVDPLFEKIAKERGFYSRELMEKIAESSSLKDIEGIPEDVKRIFVTAHDISPEWHVKMQAAFQKYVHNAVSKTINFPHEAISEDVRKAYLLAYELGCKGITVYRDRSREEQVLNINHKTEAPQSQESKSEPGKITPRPRPEVIFGTTTKVSTGCGNLYVTINIDEEGKPFELFTQMGKAGGCAGSQLEALGRMVSLGFRAGVEVKSIMEQLRNIRCPSPSWEKGQRIFSCADAIARVIEKRLVSTQAHKSALETAPIAMKHSHHDDNGLEDNAQGEIVGMCPDCGGTLRHEEGCIKCHSCGFSKC encoded by the coding sequence ATGTCGTTAGCGCTTTCCCAGAATGCCCTCAGGGTGCTGGAGAGAAGGTACCTTAAGAGGGACAAGTCCGGCAAGGTCATTGAGACCCCGGAGGAGATGTTTCACCGGGTCGCCAGGGCTATCGCCGAAGCCGAGCTGAAGTATAACAAAACGGAAAAAGATGTGGCCCGGATGGAAGATGAATTTTACCGGGTGATGACCTCGTTGGAATTTGTCCCTAATTCCCCCTGCCTGATGAACGCCGGACGGGACCTGGGGCAGTTAAGCGCCTGTTTTACCCTGCCGATAGAAGATTCCATGGATTCGATATTCGAAACGCTAAAAGCGACCGCGATGATCCATAAGTCGGGTGGCGGCACCGGTTTTTCTTTCTCACGCCTGCGTTCCAAGAATTCCGTGGTCAAGACCACCGGCGGCGTAGCTTCCGGCCCGGTTTCTTTTATGCGGGTCTATGACGCGGCCACAGAGGCGGTAAAACAGGGCGGGACCCGGCGCGGCGCGAATATGGGCATCCTGGGAGTGGATCATCCCGACATCCTGGAATTCATCACCTGCAAGGAAAACAACAAGGAGATAGTCAATTTCAATATCTCGGTAGCTATTACCGACGAATTTATGGAGAAATTGAAGACCGGCCAGAAGTATAATCTTATAGACCCTCATACCAAGCAGGTCTATAAGGAGATCAATCCCAAAGAGGTGTTCGACCTGGTGGTGAAACAGGCGCACAAGAACGGCGAGCCGGGGATTATTTACATTGACAAAATAAACATCGAAAATCCTACTCCGCACTTAGGCAAGATGGAGAGCACTAATCCGTGCGGGGAGCAGCCGCTTCTGCCTTATGAAAGCTGCGACCTGGGCTCGATAAACCTGGCGGTGTTATATAAACAGTCGGGTTCCCGCTGTGTAGTCGATTGGGACGAGATCAAAAAAGTGGTCAGGTTGGGCGTGCATTTTCTGGATAATCTGATCGACGTTAATAAGTTCCCTTTGCCGGAGATTGAGAAAGCGACTACCTCTACCCGCAAGATCGGGCTGGGCGTGATGGGTTGGGCAAGCCTCCTGATAAAACTGGGCATACCTTATAACAGCCAGGAAGCGGTGGATCTGGCGGAAAAGGTAATGTCGTTCATATTAGACGAAGGCTTGAAGAAATCGCAGGAGCTGGCGAGGGAAAAAGGGACTTTTCCGACTTACAAGGGTTCGACCTGGGATAAGAAGAATATCCTTATGCGCAACGCCACCCTGACTACGATAGCCCCTACCGGCACGATCAGCATTATCGCCGGTCCGTGTTCTTCGGGCATAGAGCCGTTATTCGCGATAGTATATTACCGCAATGTAATGGATAACGATAAGTTGGTGGAAGTTGACCCGTTGTTCGAGAAGATCGCCAAGGAGCGCGGATTCTACAGCCGGGAATTAATGGAGAAGATCGCCGAAAGCAGTTCATTGAAGGATATCGAGGGTATTCCGGAGGACGTAAAGAGGATTTTTGTCACTGCCCATGATATCTCTCCGGAGTGGCACGTGAAGATGCAGGCGGCTTTCCAGAAATACGTGCACAACGCGGTTTCCAAGACGATAAACTTTCCGCATGAGGCTATTTCCGAAGATGTGCGCAAGGCGTACCTCCTGGCGTATGAGTTGGGGTGCAAAGGCATAACGGTTTACCGCGACCGCAGCCGCGAAGAGCAGGTGTTGAATATAAACCATAAGACAGAGGCTCCGCAGTCGCAGGAGTCGAAAAGCGAACCGGGAAAGATCACGCCCAGGCCAAGGCCTGAGGTTATCTTTGGGACCACTACCAAGGTCTCGACCGGCTGCGGCAACCTTTACGTCACTATTAATATCGACGAAGAAGGCAAGCCTTTTGAACTTTTTACCCAGATGGGAAAGGCCGGCGGATGCGCCGGCAGCCAGCTTGAGGCATTGGGCCGCATGGTATCTCTGGGCTTCCGCGCGGGGGTGGAAGTTAAATCTATTATGGAGCAACTGCGCAATATACGCTGCCCTTCCCCTTCCTGGGAAAAAGGCCAGAGGATATTCTCTTGCGCTGACGCGATCGCCCGGGTCATAGAAAAAAGGCTTGTAAGTACCCAGGCGCATAAGTCCGCGCTGGAGACAGCTCCGATAGCCATGAAACATTCTCATCATGACGACAACGGGCTGGAAGATAACGCTCAGGGAGAGATCGTGGGGATGTGCCCTGACTGCGGCGGCACGCTGCGGCATGAAGAAGGCTGTATAAAATGCCATAGCTGCGGTTTTTCCAAGTGCTAA
- a CDS encoding LacI family transcriptional regulator, whose product MRTKKTSSKTISIKDVARLAKVSISTVSRVINKSPSVKAASKARVIQVVKDLHFQPSVSAQRLATGKSNVVALVIPRYEGIFYSFYALELIRGIGTLASALKLDLLLHLTESNSTLNLKGVGGVIFADIIANRLQLEDALSCGIPAVLINNYAEDLNVTCLAIDNKKGAEEAVNYLIGLGHKKIAHITGDIVTQAASHRLLGYKAAMDENKIAFRPDYVINTDYSRGQARGAAEKLLDLPDRPTAVFVASDSMALEVIAVARERGIRIPQDLSVVGFDDNPSGLYGPVALTTVRQPLVKMAQDSVKELNILMADKNAGKKTQAKKIFLPAELVIRESCQQI is encoded by the coding sequence GTGCGCACAAAGAAAACATCCTCTAAAACTATTTCCATCAAGGACGTTGCCAGGCTGGCTAAGGTTTCTATCAGCACTGTTTCCCGGGTCATAAATAAGAGCCCTTCGGTCAAGGCAGCCAGTAAGGCCCGGGTCATCCAAGTGGTAAAAGATCTGCATTTCCAGCCCTCTGTTTCCGCACAGCGCCTGGCTACCGGTAAAAGCAACGTGGTCGCTCTGGTCATTCCCCGGTACGAAGGCATATTTTATTCTTTCTACGCGCTGGAATTGATCCGGGGCATAGGCACATTGGCCTCGGCATTGAAGCTGGACCTGCTTCTGCATCTTACTGAAAGCAATTCAACGCTGAACCTTAAAGGCGTCGGCGGAGTGATCTTTGCGGATATTATCGCCAACCGCCTGCAGTTGGAGGATGCTTTGAGTTGCGGCATCCCCGCGGTATTGATCAATAATTACGCCGAAGACCTGAACGTCACCTGCCTGGCTATCGATAATAAGAAAGGCGCGGAGGAAGCGGTGAATTACCTTATCGGGCTCGGCCATAAAAAGATCGCCCATATTACCGGCGATATCGTTACCCAGGCCGCCAGCCATCGTTTGCTCGGATATAAGGCGGCGATGGATGAGAACAAGATCGCCTTCAGGCCGGATTATGTGATCAATACGGATTATTCCCGCGGCCAGGCCAGGGGCGCCGCTGAAAAACTGCTTGATCTGCCGGATCGGCCTACCGCCGTATTTGTGGCTTCCGACTCTATGGCGCTGGAGGTTATTGCGGTGGCCAGGGAGCGCGGGATCCGGATCCCCCAGGATCTGTCGGTGGTCGGTTTTGACGATAACCCTTCCGGGCTTTACGGCCCGGTGGCGTTGACCACGGTAAGGCAGCCTTTGGTAAAAATGGCGCAGGATTCGGTAAAAGAATTGAATATCCTGATGGCGGACAAGAACGCCGGCAAGAAAACTCAGGCTAAAAAGATCTTCCTCCCCGCTGAATTAGTGATCAGGGAGTCTTGCCAGCAGATATAG
- a CDS encoding ROK family protein, whose product MPHANFQNDDLSEKERRNIDILELLRKRGPISRPDISKEIGINVVTISNYIDDFIKHNLVYEKELDVSEGGRRPVLLDLNSQGGYIVGVGLNLMNMVGLLVDLKGNIITKTQIARPQKLSVKDITECLLEIIREIFRRSKDYSANIKGIGVGIAGLVSKQDGSIHWPQKMDHYYTYASVDLPLKNLIEREFNLPTLIENDATSACFGEYWLGLETGIKNMIYMFSGVGCGLLMNGQIYRGTQGYAGEVAVYNYKEQDLFNCQAGNDCFLKRWEMDLGIVEDVKAALAKDPEAASRFFKLTSANIDNIDLKSVFIGARTNDPIILAALEKAAKRLGIKIASLVNFLNPEMVVLGGGLEEAGDAFLNKVSSTVREWAFREVTSDLKIVYSQLRENAVSLGAASLVMQRLFAQVW is encoded by the coding sequence ATGCCGCACGCGAATTTCCAGAATGACGATCTCTCCGAGAAAGAACGACGCAATATAGACATACTTGAACTCCTGCGAAAACGCGGCCCGATAAGCCGTCCCGATATCTCCAAAGAAATAGGGATCAATGTGGTCACTATCTCGAATTACATCGACGATTTCATAAAGCATAATCTGGTTTATGAAAAGGAGCTTGATGTTTCCGAGGGCGGCAGGAGGCCTGTGCTTTTGGATTTGAATTCCCAGGGCGGTTATATAGTCGGTGTGGGGCTGAACCTGATGAATATGGTGGGGCTGCTGGTGGATTTAAAAGGCAATATCATCACTAAGACGCAGATCGCCCGGCCGCAGAAACTGTCGGTAAAGGATATCACCGAATGCCTCCTGGAGATCATCCGCGAGATATTCCGCAGGTCTAAGGATTACTCCGCTAACATAAAGGGCATCGGCGTAGGCATAGCCGGCCTGGTCAGCAAGCAGGATGGTTCTATACACTGGCCGCAAAAAATGGACCATTACTATACTTACGCCTCGGTAGACCTGCCGCTCAAGAACCTCATCGAACGCGAATTCAATTTGCCTACCTTGATTGAGAATGACGCTACCAGCGCCTGTTTCGGTGAATATTGGCTGGGCCTGGAGACCGGTATAAAAAACATGATCTATATGTTTTCCGGCGTAGGCTGCGGCTTGTTGATGAACGGCCAGATATACCGGGGGACCCAGGGGTACGCCGGAGAGGTCGCGGTTTATAATTACAAAGAACAGGACCTCTTCAATTGCCAGGCGGGAAATGATTGTTTTCTAAAGCGCTGGGAAATGGACCTGGGAATAGTAGAAGACGTCAAAGCCGCGCTGGCTAAAGACCCGGAAGCCGCTTCCCGTTTTTTTAAATTGACTTCCGCTAATATCGATAATATAGACCTGAAAAGCGTTTTTATCGGCGCCCGGACCAATGATCCGATCATCCTCGCGGCTTTAGAGAAAGCAGCTAAGCGCCTGGGAATAAAGATAGCTTCCCTGGTTAATTTCCTGAACCCCGAAATGGTGGTTCTTGGGGGCGGGCTGGAAGAAGCGGGGGACGCTTTCTTGAATAAAGTTTCCTCGACTGTAAGGGAGTGGGCTTTCAGGGAAGTCACTTCGGACCTTAAGATCGTTTACTCGCAGCTGCGCGAAAACGCCGTTTCGTTGGGCGCTGCGAGTTTAGTGATGCAGCGGCTTTTCGCCCAGGTATGGTAA
- a CDS encoding alkaline phosphatase family protein, whose amino-acid sequence MRNIIYMILDGLADLPVKELGQKTPLEAAYTPNLDRLAQMGVTGSVDPVKEGIFPESDLAVISLLGYDVGKYYTGRGPLEAFACGISIEDGNLALRVNFASADDDGRIIMDRRCAKSLSFEEASFLAGQINSRVTLSGATFEFKNTVGHRGVLVIRGIRSKLSGWITNTDPAYDRRGILGAPCKEFSNKLLDCQPMPGYEDMPQAVEAANLVNEFTRKSHQVLNECGVNKKRLSENKLPANLILSRYAGDRLPGFAPIGELYKDIKFGCFVEMPVERGIALLTGMDIIAVPSSSGHMDVDYPVWAKVALDAMNGYNGVYIHIKGPDEAGHDKDHLKKKAVIEAIDKFLFGNIIPNIDLKKTIVCVTSDHITDSVLGRHSFGCVPLLISGGKIKPDGTLSFSEKAAKLGSLGLLKGQDILALLVKTAQG is encoded by the coding sequence ATGCGGAATATAATTTACATGATATTGGACGGATTGGCGGACCTGCCGGTCAAAGAGCTCGGGCAGAAAACCCCTTTAGAGGCGGCGTATACGCCTAATCTGGACCGATTGGCCCAGATGGGCGTCACCGGATCGGTTGATCCGGTTAAGGAAGGGATATTCCCGGAATCCGATCTGGCGGTAATAAGCCTTTTAGGCTACGATGTCGGTAAATATTACACCGGACGCGGTCCTCTGGAGGCGTTTGCCTGCGGCATAAGCATCGAAGACGGCAATCTCGCTTTGAGGGTTAATTTCGCCAGCGCGGATGATGATGGACGGATTATAATGGACCGGCGCTGCGCCAAAAGCCTTTCATTTGAAGAGGCGTCGTTTTTGGCCGGCCAGATCAATTCCCGGGTGACTTTATCCGGCGCGACGTTTGAATTCAAGAATACTGTCGGCCACCGCGGGGTGCTGGTCATCCGGGGGATACGCTCTAAATTATCCGGATGGATAACTAACACTGACCCGGCATATGACCGCAGGGGGATATTGGGCGCTCCTTGCAAGGAATTTTCCAATAAGCTTTTGGATTGCCAGCCGATGCCCGGCTACGAGGATATGCCTCAGGCGGTCGAGGCCGCGAACCTGGTGAATGAATTCACCCGGAAATCCCATCAGGTGCTTAATGAATGCGGCGTTAACAAGAAGAGGCTGAGCGAGAACAAACTTCCGGCTAACCTGATCTTATCGCGTTATGCCGGGGACAGGCTGCCGGGTTTTGCGCCGATCGGCGAGCTTTATAAAGATATTAAATTCGGTTGTTTCGTGGAAATGCCGGTGGAAAGAGGGATCGCGCTTTTGACCGGAATGGATATTATAGCCGTGCCTTCATCGAGCGGGCATATGGACGTGGATTATCCGGTATGGGCCAAGGTGGCTTTAGACGCAATGAACGGTTATAACGGGGTATATATACATATCAAAGGCCCTGATGAGGCCGGCCACGATAAAGACCATTTAAAGAAAAAAGCGGTTATCGAGGCGATAGATAAATTTCTTTTCGGCAATATTATCCCTAACATCGATCTTAAAAAGACGATAGTTTGTGTCACCTCGGACCATATCACTGATTCTGTCCTGGGCCGGCATTCTTTTGGATGCGTTCCTCTGCTTATTTCCGGAGGCAAGATCAAGCCTGACGGGACATTGAGCTTCTCTGAAAAGGCGGCTAAGCTTGGCTCGTTGGGGTTGCTCAAGGGTCAGGATATTCTTGCCTTGCTTGTGAAAACCGCTCAAGGGTAG
- the mnmG gene encoding tRNA uridine-5-carboxymethylaminomethyl(34) synthesis enzyme MnmG — translation MNNYDVIVIGAGHAGIEAALAGARLGCKTLMVTLRADTIGHMSCNPAIGGVGKGQLVKEIDALGGEMGLAADACAMQLRILNASKGAAVQSSRAQIDRKLYKEYMIRAVSGQDGLFIKETEVSGLIIEGGMVKGVITDKDERISAECVVIASGTFLDGLIHVGLNHYPGGRINEPASVKLSARLKAEGLKLLRFKTGTCPRLDKKSIDYSRLIVQEGDKPPKPFSFSTPRIRQEQVPCHITYTNPGTHQIIRDNLDKSPLYAGIIKSTGVRYCPSIEDKIVKFSDRQRHQVFLEPEGYDTDQVYPNGLSTSLPEDIQLKMVRSIEGLEQARILQFGYGIEHTVVEPTQLFPTLETKALGNLYLAGQINGTTGYEEAAAQGLVAGINAALRCQKRDPFVLDRASSYIGVLIDDLTTKGTNEPYRMFTSRVEYRLILREDNADLRLTLLGYDIGLVKHDKAAQVKKKQELIAQGFAYLKKTSLKPSAKLDLQLSGMDTAGLKKKTALEDILKRPQIDFAKLRSLDGVNIQLPELVSQQLEIEVKYKGFIQRQCNEVERFRNLEKIRIPAGMDFSQVKSLSREIREKLAKFMPINLGQAARISGITPAAISMLMVFLRKNNAEHSRDKLSQA, via the coding sequence ATGAATAATTACGATGTCATAGTGATCGGCGCAGGGCACGCGGGCATAGAAGCCGCGTTAGCCGGCGCCAGGCTTGGTTGTAAGACGCTGATGGTCACTTTACGCGCTGATACCATCGGGCATATGAGCTGTAACCCGGCAATAGGCGGGGTGGGGAAAGGACAGTTGGTCAAAGAGATCGACGCCTTGGGCGGGGAAATGGGACTGGCCGCTGATGCCTGCGCCATGCAATTGCGTATCCTTAACGCCTCTAAAGGGGCGGCAGTCCAGTCATCCCGCGCCCAGATAGACCGTAAGCTTTATAAAGAATATATGATCCGGGCGGTCAGCGGTCAGGACGGCCTTTTTATTAAGGAGACTGAGGTATCCGGGTTAATCATCGAGGGCGGCATGGTAAAAGGGGTGATCACGGATAAAGACGAGCGGATAAGCGCGGAATGCGTGGTTATCGCCTCAGGGACGTTCCTCGACGGATTGATTCACGTAGGGCTTAACCATTATCCCGGTGGCAGGATAAATGAGCCTGCCTCAGTCAAGCTCTCCGCCCGCCTTAAAGCAGAAGGCCTCAAACTTTTGCGTTTCAAGACCGGGACCTGCCCCCGGTTGGATAAAAAGAGCATTGATTATTCCAGGCTGATCGTGCAGGAAGGCGATAAGCCGCCCAAGCCGTTTTCTTTCTCTACCCCGCGAATAAGACAGGAACAAGTCCCCTGCCATATCACTTATACCAATCCCGGGACGCATCAGATCATCCGGGATAATCTGGATAAATCCCCGCTTTACGCCGGGATAATAAAGTCCACCGGCGTGCGCTATTGCCCGTCTATTGAGGATAAAATAGTCAAGTTCAGCGATAGACAAAGACACCAGGTATTCCTTGAGCCGGAAGGTTATGATACTGATCAGGTCTATCCTAATGGCCTGTCTACCAGTCTTCCGGAAGATATTCAGCTTAAAATGGTGCGTTCGATCGAAGGGTTAGAACAGGCGCGTATACTTCAGTTTGGCTATGGGATAGAGCATACGGTAGTTGAACCTACCCAGCTTTTTCCGACATTGGAAACTAAAGCTCTCGGCAATCTTTACCTGGCCGGGCAGATAAACGGGACCACCGGTTATGAAGAGGCCGCTGCCCAGGGGTTGGTCGCCGGGATCAACGCCGCTTTACGCTGCCAGAAAAGGGACCCTTTTGTACTTGACCGCGCCTCCAGTTATATAGGCGTGTTGATCGACGATCTTACTACAAAAGGGACTAATGAGCCGTACCGGATGTTCACTTCCCGGGTAGAATACCGGTTGATCCTGCGCGAGGACAACGCGGACCTTAGGCTGACTCTTTTAGGCTATGATATCGGGCTGGTAAAACATGATAAAGCCGCCCAGGTGAAGAAAAAACAGGAATTGATCGCGCAAGGCTTCGCCTATCTGAAAAAGACATCCTTAAAACCGTCGGCGAAACTTGATCTTCAACTGTCCGGAATGGATACTGCGGGATTAAAGAAAAAGACTGCTCTTGAGGATATCCTTAAGCGTCCGCAGATAGATTTTGCGAAATTGCGTTCGTTGGACGGGGTGAATATACAGCTCCCAGAATTAGTTTCCCAACAACTGGAAATCGAGGTAAAATATAAAGGATTTATCCAGCGTCAATGCAATGAAGTGGAACGTTTCCGCAATCTGGAGAAGATAAGAATACCGGCGGGTATGGATTTCTCGCAGGTTAAAAGCCTTTCCCGGGAGATAAGGGAGAAGCTTGCCAAATTCATGCCGATCAACCTGGGGCAGGCGGCGCGGATATCCGGGATCACGCCGGCGGCGATCTCAATGCTAATGGTTTTTTTAAGGAAAAATAATGCCGAGCACAGCAGAGATAAATTATCGCAGGCTTAA
- a CDS encoding substrate-binding domain-containing protein: MAKFAEPWVEKFRQDEPGVAIRFAVCTAREGFTDLSLGECDIVINVSRPQDIFRWEESKVNKTVVAAEGVVFVVNPQNPVDKLTMSELADILSGETINWEDVGGAFGEITVYGPPANSWVNDFVEESILSVFSPSGKKNIAYRVNDFLSNAEIRQQVAVQPLALGYYPGTYVPAGLKMLSVASPTSGEYFTPVKDKMLDARYPVQRPVFFWTSGSNPAVRMFIERVLSRDYQEMLSAYGFYPAAANDKSE, translated from the coding sequence ATGGCGAAGTTCGCCGAGCCCTGGGTGGAAAAATTCCGGCAGGATGAGCCCGGGGTTGCCATACGCTTCGCTGTGTGTACGGCGAGAGAAGGTTTTACTGACCTGTCCCTCGGGGAATGCGATATTGTTATAAACGTGTCCCGGCCCCAAGATATCTTTAGATGGGAAGAGAGTAAGGTAAATAAAACCGTGGTGGCCGCGGAAGGGGTTGTTTTTGTGGTAAATCCGCAGAATCCGGTTGATAAGCTTACTATGAGCGAACTCGCAGATATCCTGTCAGGGGAGACGATAAATTGGGAGGATGTGGGCGGAGCATTCGGAGAGATAACCGTGTATGGGCCTCCGGCTAATTCCTGGGTAAATGATTTTGTTGAAGAAAGCATTTTGAGCGTTTTTTCGCCTTCCGGCAAGAAAAATATCGCTTACCGGGTGAATGATTTTCTTTCGAATGCCGAGATACGCCAACAGGTGGCCGTACAGCCGTTAGCCTTGGGTTATTATCCCGGGACCTATGTCCCCGCCGGACTGAAGATGTTATCCGTAGCGAGCCCCACTTCCGGAGAATACTTTACCCCGGTCAAAGATAAGATGCTTGATGCGCGTTATCCTGTTCAGCGCCCTGTTTTTTTCTGGACCAGCGGGTCAAATCCCGCGGTCAGGATGTTCATCGAACGCGTTCTTTCCAGGGATTATCAGGAGATGCTTTCTGCCTATGGGTTTTATCCGGCGGCGGCGAATGACAAAAGCGAGTGA